In the Pseudomonas orientalis genome, one interval contains:
- the tssM gene encoding type VI secretion system membrane subunit TssM → MNAFFKGVGAVLRRVWVWSLILVLCCAALVWCVGPLLAVDDHRFWQGATARLVTISVLFLLWGLAMALTGGGRAAGPQGTVSPTNHPSFEAVEEERKHVHGRFKEALHRLKTSPRYAERNARWRHDLPWYLLIGEPLSGKTRLLDAAGLRSPLDQADTGSTGSGAQCAWYFADEAVLIDTPGRYLVQPDHPVDAAGWAALLTRLKWRHRVRPLNGVVVTLSIGRLLSDNEYDLEQSARHVRSRLQEIQQELHVDVPLYLVLTQADRLPGFNAYFEAPPVDDVHALLGQPLEAGKAGNDITEVRQAFEQLVQRLHSELIERLHPERDVDRRGQMLDFPEQAARMGERLCLFIEWAFCAHHYPRISGLRGFYLTCADDRRSHLVQELFSRVIFAETDLAALQTRERQRIRRRNGGLGIAAALVVTCAGWLWLHSYVANQQRLAQLAALSAPAAPGSDETLTLLALLDARWAATRVFPAAGDTPLVERAGLYQGEASRPWVARAYEQALQQRLLGRTVSLLEEQVRASLGDRERLLDNLRAYLMLNLRERRDTTWLAQHVASVWSLRFAGDMPVQKRLNEHWARLLEQPFSASLDNELVAQARAALRGESLADVVYRVLREQSRHLEPLRLAEGKVFAALDPSVPGFYTRRYVQYFQAQGPRLVNAIAQDNWVLGEGTDLSGEDLQRLMVELQQRYFSEYAQAWGDALGRVRLLPTDSLREDAEQLAGLTSAQSPVLLLLQQLRENTRLLPGLELPTTVAQPPGAVGAIAKAVVGQGRAGLADSARRALQRRFEPLHQLLDEQQNPSIELTQGLRLLDQLQLQLAAMNREGLPEQAAFVRARRRMDGQQDVLGELREAAARLPLPLSGWFEGIAEQTWRHVLDQAYAHINQRYQSEVQGLYARAIRQRYPFNAHATSEVALEDFREFFKPQGALARFYEGYLRSFVSADGARYRLRALDGQGMPLSRSLLDQLAKAQLIRRGFFTEEQGELAVRFTLAPYNLDQSVSRATLRLGEKQLEYRHGPIIPMTFGWPIEADNGRASLVLERGVELRPLGIEKNTGAWSLFRFFDLLQREPARDRNAQIVKADLAGLRANYLLTSQRTPSPFEMDTWRTFRLPEQL, encoded by the coding sequence ATGAACGCATTCTTCAAGGGCGTGGGCGCCGTGCTGCGCAGAGTTTGGGTCTGGAGCCTGATACTGGTGCTTTGCTGCGCTGCACTGGTGTGGTGTGTCGGACCGCTGTTGGCCGTGGACGATCACCGGTTCTGGCAGGGCGCGACAGCCCGCCTGGTCACCATCAGCGTTCTGTTCTTGCTGTGGGGGCTGGCGATGGCCCTGACGGGCGGTGGTCGTGCTGCCGGACCGCAAGGAACTGTTTCGCCAACGAACCACCCATCGTTTGAAGCGGTGGAGGAGGAGCGCAAGCACGTCCATGGCCGTTTCAAGGAAGCACTGCACCGGTTGAAAACGTCCCCTCGCTATGCAGAGCGTAATGCGCGTTGGCGCCATGATTTGCCCTGGTACCTGCTGATCGGTGAACCGCTCAGTGGCAAGACTCGGCTGTTGGACGCAGCCGGGTTGCGCTCACCGCTTGATCAGGCTGATACAGGGTCGACGGGCAGCGGCGCGCAGTGCGCCTGGTACTTTGCCGACGAAGCGGTGCTTATCGATACGCCGGGGCGCTATCTGGTTCAACCTGACCATCCGGTAGATGCCGCCGGCTGGGCCGCGCTGTTGACCCGGTTGAAGTGGCGACACCGAGTGCGTCCGCTCAACGGTGTGGTGGTGACGCTATCGATAGGCAGGCTCCTGAGCGATAACGAGTACGACCTGGAGCAATCGGCGCGTCATGTGCGTTCGCGCTTGCAGGAAATCCAGCAGGAATTGCATGTGGATGTACCCCTCTATCTGGTGTTGACCCAGGCTGATCGACTGCCTGGGTTCAACGCGTACTTCGAAGCACCGCCAGTGGACGATGTGCACGCGCTGTTGGGCCAGCCTCTGGAGGCTGGCAAGGCGGGCAATGACATCACTGAGGTTCGCCAAGCGTTCGAGCAGTTAGTGCAACGTTTGCACAGTGAGCTGATCGAGCGATTACACCCGGAGCGCGATGTCGATCGGCGCGGGCAGATGCTTGATTTTCCCGAGCAGGCGGCGCGCATGGGCGAACGTTTGTGCCTGTTCATCGAGTGGGCGTTTTGCGCCCATCACTACCCGCGTATCAGCGGTCTGCGCGGGTTCTACCTGACCTGTGCCGACGACAGGCGCAGCCATCTCGTGCAGGAGCTGTTCAGCCGGGTGATTTTTGCCGAGACGGATCTGGCCGCGTTGCAGACCCGGGAACGACAGCGTATCCGGCGGCGCAATGGGGGGTTGGGGATAGCCGCTGCGCTGGTTGTGACGTGTGCCGGGTGGCTGTGGCTGCACAGCTACGTGGCCAATCAACAACGCCTGGCTCAGCTGGCGGCACTCAGCGCACCCGCTGCGCCGGGCAGCGATGAAACCTTGACACTCCTGGCGCTGCTGGACGCGCGCTGGGCGGCGACCCGGGTGTTTCCTGCAGCAGGCGACACCCCGCTGGTTGAGCGAGCCGGCTTGTATCAGGGCGAGGCCAGCCGCCCCTGGGTGGCGCGCGCCTATGAGCAAGCGTTGCAGCAGCGATTGCTGGGCCGCACTGTTTCCCTGCTGGAAGAACAGGTCCGCGCAAGCCTCGGGGACAGGGAGCGCCTGCTCGACAACTTGCGTGCCTACCTGATGCTCAATCTGCGTGAGCGGCGTGATACCACGTGGCTGGCGCAGCATGTGGCGAGCGTTTGGTCGCTGCGGTTTGCCGGTGATATGCCGGTACAAAAACGCCTGAATGAACATTGGGCGCGGCTGCTCGAGCAGCCTTTTTCAGCGTCTCTCGATAACGAACTGGTCGCTCAGGCGCGTGCCGCGCTGCGGGGAGAGTCATTGGCCGATGTGGTGTATCGGGTGCTGCGTGAACAATCGCGCCACCTGGAACCGTTGCGCCTGGCCGAGGGCAAGGTATTCGCCGCCCTCGATCCATCGGTTCCTGGCTTTTATACCCGAAGATATGTGCAGTACTTCCAGGCGCAAGGCCCAAGGCTGGTGAACGCCATCGCCCAGGATAACTGGGTATTGGGGGAAGGCACTGACTTGAGCGGTGAGGATTTGCAGCGCTTGATGGTCGAACTGCAACAGCGCTACTTCAGTGAATATGCCCAGGCTTGGGGCGACGCCCTTGGTCGCGTCAGGCTGCTGCCGACCGACAGCCTGCGCGAGGATGCCGAACAGCTCGCCGGGTTGACGTCGGCCCAATCGCCGGTGCTTCTGTTATTGCAGCAGCTTCGTGAAAACACGCGTCTGCTGCCGGGCCTCGAGCTGCCGACAACGGTGGCCCAGCCGCCAGGTGCAGTGGGCGCGATCGCCAAGGCCGTGGTGGGGCAGGGGCGCGCCGGCCTGGCCGATTCGGCGCGTCGAGCCTTGCAGCGACGGTTTGAACCCTTGCATCAATTGCTGGACGAGCAGCAGAACCCAAGCATTGAGCTGACCCAGGGATTACGCCTGCTCGACCAATTGCAACTGCAATTGGCGGCGATGAATCGTGAGGGTCTGCCGGAGCAGGCGGCTTTTGTGCGGGCCAGGCGGCGTATGGATGGCCAACAGGACGTGCTGGGCGAGCTGCGTGAAGCGGCCGCGCGTCTGCCGCTGCCGCTTTCCGGTTGGTTCGAGGGAATTGCCGAGCAGACCTGGCGCCATGTGCTGGACCAGGCCTATGCCCACATCAATCAGCGCTATCAGAGCGAGGTGCAGGGCCTTTACGCCAGGGCGATTCGCCAACGCTATCCGTTCAATGCCCACGCGACGAGTGAGGTGGCCCTTGAGGATTTCCGCGAGTTTTTCAAACCCCAAGGTGCCCTGGCGCGCTTTTACGAGGGTTACCTTCGCTCTTTTGTCAGCGCAGACGGCGCTCGCTACCGGCTCCGCGCACTGGATGGACAGGGGATGCCCCTCTCGCGTTCGCTGCTGGATCAACTGGCGAAAGCCCAGCTTATCCGACGTGGTTTTTTCACCGAAGAGCAGGGCGAGCTGGCTGTGCGTTTTACCTTGGCACCCTACAACCTGGATCAGTCGGTCAGCCGGGCAACTTTGCGGTTGGGTGAAAAGCAGTTGGAATACCGGCACGGCCCGATCATTCCCATGACGTTCGGCTGGCCCATCGAAGCAGACAACGGCCGTGCCAGTCTGGTATTGGAGCGGGGCGTCGAACTGCGGCCTCTGGGTATCGAGAAGAACACCGGCGCCTGGTCGTTGTTCCGGTTCTTCGACCTGCTGCAGCGAGAGCCTGCGCGTGACCGCAACGCGCAGATCGTGAAGGCTGACCTGGCCGGGCTGCGCGCCAATTACCTGCTGACGAGTCAACGTACACCCAGCCCGTTTGAAATGGATACGTGGCGCACCTTTCGCCTGCCGGAGCAACTGTGA
- a CDS encoding PP2C family protein-serine/threonine phosphatase, protein MRSTWRSAGRTQRGQSRPRNEDALLDCPQLGCWAVADGMGGHRHGDVASRWVVSSLASSPAHGRLDQRVNAVRQSLQGVNQRLANARQAPGTHSSALMGSTVVALLLENGRAACVWAGDSRCYLWREQNLYQLSRDHSLLQRLMDKRQLSATQARAHPDARALTRAVGAHTPLRLEVLELSTRPGDVFLLCSDGLYQALSHVELGLALSAGEPRQVVDRLFASALHTPARDDLTAVVVQS, encoded by the coding sequence ATGCGCTCGACATGGCGCAGCGCCGGGCGTACACAGCGCGGGCAGTCACGGCCGCGCAATGAGGATGCCTTGCTCGATTGTCCGCAATTGGGCTGTTGGGCCGTGGCGGATGGCATGGGCGGGCACCGCCACGGCGATGTTGCCAGCCGGTGGGTGGTCAGCAGCCTGGCTTCGTCGCCCGCCCATGGCAGACTTGATCAGCGGGTCAATGCGGTCCGGCAAAGCTTGCAGGGTGTCAACCAGCGCCTGGCGAACGCGCGGCAGGCGCCCGGGACACATAGCAGTGCCTTGATGGGCAGCACCGTGGTGGCGCTGTTGCTGGAGAATGGGCGCGCGGCGTGCGTATGGGCGGGGGACAGCCGCTGTTATCTGTGGCGCGAGCAGAACCTGTACCAGCTCTCCCGGGATCATTCGCTGTTGCAGCGTCTTATGGACAAGCGTCAGTTGAGTGCAACGCAAGCTCGCGCGCACCCTGACGCCAGAGCATTGACCCGTGCGGTTGGCGCACATACACCGTTGCGGCTTGAGGTACTGGAGCTCAGTACCCGCCCTGGGGATGTATTTTTATTGTGCAGCGATGGTCTTTACCAGGCACTCAGCCATGTTGAACTGGGCCTGGCGTTGAGCGCGGGCGAGCCACGACAGGTGGTGGACAGATTGTTTGCCAGCGCGCTGCACACCCCGGCCCGCGATGACCTGACCGCAGTGGTGGTGCAATCATGA
- a CDS encoding serine/threonine-protein kinase: MNTGSTPILLVGRYHLEQVLGKGGMGVVYRARDLLHEQFGEPCSGVALKLLDESLSTCPDAHVLLHSEFVLSRRLRHEHVVRMYSFEVDTSSQLAFFTMELLHGMTLDRLLLECPDGLPWGELQPIALQLLDALAYAHQHKVLHGDIKPANIMVGEEGVRLFDFGLGQCIALTTAHLPSVSRSRLNAWTRAYAAPELLAGGALTPAADLYGVACVLYELAQGNRLENRQPGHRLPRPRQLPRRCWPALHTALAPDPQRRTLTVAELREVIGCKRPRWYGWA; the protein is encoded by the coding sequence ATGAATACAGGGTCGACCCCGATTTTGCTCGTCGGCCGCTATCACCTCGAGCAGGTATTGGGCAAGGGGGGAATGGGCGTGGTGTACCGCGCGCGCGATCTGTTGCATGAGCAGTTCGGCGAACCTTGTTCGGGTGTGGCGCTCAAGCTGTTGGACGAGTCCTTATCGACGTGCCCGGATGCGCATGTATTGCTGCACAGTGAGTTTGTTTTGTCTCGACGCCTGCGACATGAACATGTCGTGAGGATGTATTCGTTTGAGGTGGATACCAGCAGCCAGCTCGCTTTTTTCACCATGGAACTGCTGCATGGCATGACGCTGGACCGGTTGCTTCTGGAATGTCCCGATGGACTGCCTTGGGGCGAGCTGCAGCCGATCGCCCTGCAACTGCTGGATGCGTTGGCTTACGCCCACCAACATAAGGTTCTGCATGGCGATATCAAACCGGCCAATATCATGGTCGGAGAAGAGGGCGTGCGCTTGTTCGATTTCGGCCTTGGGCAGTGCATTGCGCTGACCACGGCGCATTTGCCGAGTGTGAGTCGCAGCCGGTTGAATGCCTGGACCCGCGCCTATGCGGCGCCGGAATTACTCGCCGGTGGCGCCTTGACGCCTGCGGCCGACCTGTATGGCGTGGCCTGCGTCCTGTATGAGCTGGCCCAGGGGAATCGCCTTGAGAATCGCCAGCCGGGTCACAGATTGCCCCGACCCAGGCAGTTGCCCCGGCGTTGCTGGCCGGCACTGCACACTGCGTTGGCCCCGGACCCGCAACGGCGTACCCTGACGGTGGCCGAATTGCGTGAGGTCATCGGTTGCAAGCGGCCGCGCTGGTACGGCTGGGCGTAG
- a CDS encoding DUF6388 family protein, whose amino-acid sequence MSAPGDNYQRALDRFLREHPDVAAELDSLNPLAAQARGESLAQYRTERLYEAFEAQAEREGLFAWELTLKLTTESSDAFEAQRLEVHKEVAQMAGMSWADYCQLHDLSG is encoded by the coding sequence TTGTCGGCACCTGGCGATAACTATCAACGCGCATTGGACCGGTTCCTGCGCGAACACCCGGACGTGGCCGCCGAGCTGGACAGTCTCAATCCCCTGGCAGCCCAAGCCAGAGGGGAAAGCCTGGCACAGTATCGAACCGAGCGTCTGTATGAAGCATTCGAGGCGCAGGCCGAGCGTGAAGGCCTGTTCGCCTGGGAGCTGACCCTCAAGCTGACGACCGAGTCCAGCGATGCCTTCGAAGCCCAGCGCCTTGAGGTGCATAAGGAAGTCGCACAGATGGCCGGCATGAGTTGGGCCGACTACTGCCAACTGCATGACTTGAGCGGCTGA
- a CDS encoding EAL domain-containing protein, producing MGQTLIKLFLTRRLAALASIESLRAIREGLLWILPCLLVSAGFLILSECVRMLGFSPQAVSFLAGLHDRISSVIPLLVAASIGYMLAIQHRLPQLPIAFLCLTQVVLATFLLREYPRASATFLLFIAIASPLINVPAVAWLHRFRWTRLVHEDLIGHNLKGTINMVLPGAITALALVVVLSMLLQIPYVAQLQGPQVLDALQAPYGSGLFVTLMNSLLWFFGIHGVYALQPLFDVLDQAVTLNGAALAAGEPVPYLLNSGLLGSFAFIGGSGSALCLLLAILLCSRSRSMRLLAMASLPLSLFNVSEVLLFGLPIILNPRLFIPFLLVPALNAMAALAVVQVGWVSPAVASVPFTAPVLLNAYLSTHGDMAAVALQVVLVGLGTLVYAPYVRAIHRQPSEGGTVYLKSLDMTFRGLEEKGRLLEFDPILASHRTLARQAVELSRIQQISDYEFYLEFQPQVSTRTGLCTGCEALMRARDSQGTVHSPWEFLQWLAQARLMPDVDVWVASQAVRQYQKWKKAGFELPITINVSSFTLKDAAFGDRLVEILAQAHGWVSVEITEDALVSDIQATRQTIQKLQALGAKVYIDDFGTGFSALSYLHQFPVDFIKIDRSFVVAQHDPKGAQVLTGMLRFCEALSLGVVVEGVETAEQLAFLNTGAELFIQGWYFSRALPGDEMPQFVRERAALA from the coding sequence ATGGGGCAAACGCTGATCAAACTTTTCCTTACCCGGCGCCTGGCGGCCCTGGCCAGTATCGAATCGCTGCGTGCGATCCGCGAGGGATTATTGTGGATCCTGCCCTGTCTGTTGGTGTCCGCCGGTTTTCTTATCCTGTCCGAATGCGTCAGGATGCTCGGGTTCAGCCCTCAGGCCGTAAGCTTCCTGGCGGGTCTGCATGACCGCATCAGCTCAGTGATCCCGCTGCTGGTCGCAGCCTCCATCGGTTACATGTTAGCCATTCAGCACCGCTTGCCACAGCTGCCGATTGCCTTTCTGTGTCTTACCCAGGTCGTGCTGGCCACGTTTCTCTTGCGCGAATACCCACGGGCTTCGGCGACCTTTCTGCTGTTCATTGCCATCGCTTCGCCGCTGATCAATGTGCCCGCCGTTGCCTGGCTGCACCGTTTTCGTTGGACACGCCTGGTCCATGAAGACCTGATCGGACACAACCTCAAGGGCACGATCAATATGGTGCTGCCCGGCGCGATCACCGCGTTGGCATTGGTGGTGGTGCTGTCAATGCTGTTGCAGATCCCCTATGTGGCGCAACTGCAGGGGCCGCAGGTGCTCGATGCATTACAGGCGCCTTACGGCAGCGGTTTGTTCGTGACCTTGATGAACTCGCTGTTGTGGTTTTTTGGTATTCACGGCGTGTACGCCCTGCAACCGCTGTTCGATGTGCTGGATCAGGCGGTGACGCTCAACGGTGCGGCGCTGGCTGCGGGCGAACCGGTCCCGTACCTGCTCAACAGCGGCCTGTTGGGCAGCTTCGCATTTATCGGCGGGTCGGGCAGCGCGTTGTGCCTGCTCCTGGCAATCCTGCTGTGTTCCAGGAGCCGGTCCATGCGGTTGCTGGCGATGGCCAGCTTGCCGCTCTCGTTATTCAATGTCAGCGAAGTGCTGTTGTTCGGTTTGCCGATCATCCTCAATCCGCGGTTGTTCATACCGTTTCTGTTGGTGCCGGCGTTGAACGCAATGGCAGCGTTGGCAGTGGTGCAAGTGGGCTGGGTGTCACCCGCAGTGGCCAGCGTGCCGTTTACCGCACCGGTATTGCTCAATGCCTACCTCAGTACCCATGGCGATATGGCAGCCGTGGCGCTGCAGGTCGTGCTGGTGGGCCTGGGCACGCTGGTGTATGCGCCTTACGTACGGGCGATTCATCGCCAGCCCAGCGAAGGCGGTACGGTGTATCTCAAGTCACTGGACATGACCTTTCGCGGCCTTGAGGAGAAGGGTCGATTGCTGGAGTTTGACCCCATCCTGGCTTCGCATCGCACCCTGGCCCGCCAGGCCGTGGAGTTGAGCCGCATCCAGCAGATCAGCGATTACGAGTTCTATCTTGAGTTCCAGCCTCAAGTCTCCACCCGTACCGGCCTGTGCACCGGTTGCGAAGCCTTGATGCGCGCCCGGGACAGCCAGGGCACGGTGCATTCGCCCTGGGAATTCCTGCAATGGTTGGCCCAGGCACGGTTGATGCCGGACGTGGACGTGTGGGTCGCGTCCCAGGCCGTGCGCCAATATCAGAAGTGGAAGAAAGCAGGTTTTGAATTGCCCATCACTATCAACGTTTCCAGCTTCACGCTCAAGGACGCGGCCTTTGGTGATCGCCTGGTGGAGATTCTCGCCCAGGCCCACGGATGGGTGTCGGTGGAGATCACTGAAGATGCGTTGGTCAGCGATATCCAGGCTACTCGTCAAACCATTCAGAAACTTCAGGCGTTGGGGGCCAAGGTGTATATCGATGATTTTGGCACCGGGTTTTCGGCATTGAGCTATCTGCACCAGTTTCCGGTGGATTTTATCAAGATCGACCGCAGCTTCGTGGTCGCCCAGCACGACCCCAAGGGCGCGCAGGTGCTGACGGGTATGCTGCGGTTCTGCGAGGCACTGAGCCTGGGCGTGGTGGTGGAAGGGGTCGAGACCGCCGAGCAATTGGCGTTCCTGAATACGGGAGCCGAGTTGTTTATCCAGGGATGGTATTTCAGCAGGGCGTTGCCGGGGGATGAGATGCCGCAGTTTGTGCGCGAGCGGGCCGCATTGGCTTGA
- a CDS encoding metal-dependent hydrolase translates to MLPIRRDIRFALPAGRITNWHEQGPFVTHFFNALSLLFPQGELFFMDSVRHYRARIDDPGLKKEIQGFIGQEAMHSREHVAYNDLLQAAGLPAHRLDRRLKFFLDLQKKHLPPSFNLAVTIALEHYTAMLAEILLSDPSRFGDSLKGYRQMWYWHALEETEHKAVAFDVWNQVIKPGPKRYLLRTGTMLFTTLLFWLVVFDFHVRLLIADRKSGGHLKGFWRMLKFLYGPRGVFPRMLRPWLHYFKPGFHPWDHDNRARLQGIDGLIEEIEQTNRGYETA, encoded by the coding sequence ATGTTGCCCATTCGCCGTGATATCCGTTTCGCCCTGCCCGCCGGGCGCATCACCAACTGGCACGAACAAGGCCCGTTCGTGACGCACTTTTTCAACGCGCTGTCGCTGCTGTTTCCCCAGGGCGAGCTGTTTTTCATGGACAGCGTGCGCCATTACCGGGCCCGCATCGACGATCCGGGTCTCAAGAAGGAAATCCAGGGTTTCATCGGCCAGGAAGCCATGCACAGCCGTGAGCACGTGGCCTACAACGACCTGCTGCAAGCGGCGGGCCTGCCGGCGCACCGCCTCGACCGGCGCTTGAAGTTCTTCCTCGACCTGCAAAAGAAACACCTGCCGCCGTCCTTCAACCTCGCCGTGACCATCGCCCTTGAGCACTACACTGCGATGCTTGCCGAGATCCTGCTGAGCGACCCATCGCGTTTTGGCGACTCACTCAAGGGCTATCGGCAGATGTGGTATTGGCACGCTCTGGAAGAGACCGAACATAAAGCTGTGGCCTTCGATGTGTGGAACCAGGTGATCAAGCCTGGACCCAAGCGTTACCTGCTGCGCACCGGCACCATGCTGTTTACCACGCTGCTCTTCTGGCTGGTGGTGTTCGACTTCCACGTGCGCCTGCTGATTGCCGACCGCAAGTCGGGAGGGCATCTGAAGGGGTTCTGGCGCATGCTCAAGTTTCTGTACGGCCCCAGGGGCGTGTTTCCGCGCATGCTGCGGCCCTGGCTGCACTATTTCAAACCGGGATTTCATCCGTGGGATCACGATAATCGTGCCCGGCTACAGGGAATAGATGGACTGATTGAGGAGATCGAGCAGACCAATCGTGGCTACGAGACCGCCTAG
- a CDS encoding SDR family NAD(P)-dependent oxidoreductase: MKSFNGRVAAITGAASGMGRALALALAREGCHLALADKNSQGLEHTLDLIRTSTLSPVTVTTQVVDVADRQAMQEWAARCAADHGQVNLIFNNAGVALSSTVEGVDYADLEWILGINFWGVVHGTKAFLPYLKASGDGHIINTSSVFGLFAQPGMSGYNASKFAVRGFTEALRQELDLQRCGVSATCVHPGGIRTDICRSSRIDANMTGFLIHSEQQARADFEKLFITDADQAASVILQGVRKNKRRVLIGRDAYFLDLLARCLPAAYQALVVFASRRMAPKPRTPVFETNDEPRL; the protein is encoded by the coding sequence ATGAAGTCATTCAACGGCCGCGTCGCGGCAATCACGGGAGCGGCCTCCGGTATGGGCCGCGCCTTGGCCCTGGCCCTGGCACGGGAAGGTTGTCACCTGGCCCTGGCCGACAAGAACAGCCAAGGGCTGGAGCACACCCTGGACTTGATCAGGACGTCGACCCTGTCACCGGTCACCGTCACCACCCAGGTAGTGGATGTGGCTGACCGCCAAGCCATGCAGGAGTGGGCAGCGCGTTGTGCGGCGGATCACGGCCAGGTCAACCTGATCTTCAATAATGCCGGGGTGGCGCTGTCGAGCACCGTGGAAGGCGTGGATTATGCCGATCTGGAGTGGATCCTCGGCATCAATTTCTGGGGAGTGGTGCATGGCACCAAGGCGTTCCTGCCTTACCTGAAAGCCAGCGGCGACGGGCATATCATCAACACCTCCAGCGTGTTCGGCCTGTTCGCCCAGCCTGGCATGAGCGGCTACAACGCCAGCAAATTTGCGGTACGCGGCTTTACCGAAGCGCTGCGCCAGGAGCTGGACCTGCAACGCTGCGGCGTCTCCGCCACGTGCGTGCACCCCGGCGGTATTCGCACCGATATCTGCCGCAGCAGCCGTATCGACGCAAACATGACCGGCTTTCTGATCCACAGCGAACAGCAGGCACGCGCCGATTTCGAAAAGCTGTTTATCACCGACGCCGACCAGGCCGCCAGCGTGATCCTGCAAGGCGTGCGCAAAAACAAGCGCCGCGTCCTGATTGGCCGCGATGCCTATTTCCTCGACCTGCTCGCCCGTTGCCTGCCGGCCGCCTATCAAGCCCTGGTGGTGTTTGCCAGCAGGCGCATGGCGCCCAAACCACGCACGCCCGTGTTTGAAACCAACGACGAGCCTCGCCTCTGA
- a CDS encoding flavin-containing monooxygenase, which yields MNAHSDNVDIAIIGSGFAGLCMAIKLKGAGLTDFFVAEQADSLGGTWRDNHYPGCACDVQSHVYSFSFAPNPHWTRQFAPQAEIRAYLEHCAQRFELAPHLRFGMGLQQAVFDDQRQRWQLAFSDGRQVSARVLVSGMGGLSRPALPDIPGLDSFKGKRFHSQQWDHDYSLKGKRVAVIGTGASAIQFVPQIAPQVAHLDLFQRTPPWIMPKPDRPITRTERWLFKHLPFTQRLVRSAFYWALEGRVVGFALHPRLMTMVQKIALRHLHKQVTRPSLRNVLTPDYTIGCKRVLISNDYYPALSRSNVEVVTDKVLRIEADGVVTADGIKHPADCLIFGTGFQAADPLPRDCIIGRNGADLMDTWHDGAHAYKGTTVPGYPNLFLIVGPNTGLGHNSMILMIEAQVTYILDALQQMQHQRIATVDVKPAVEQAYNEQLQGKLKRTIWNTGGCRSWYLDPRTGRNTTLWPGSTWRFKQVTRHFALKDYVVSRAPVTPAQRPEPSPHCATEGSLS from the coding sequence ATGAACGCCCACAGTGACAACGTCGACATCGCGATCATCGGCTCAGGCTTCGCCGGCCTGTGCATGGCGATCAAACTCAAGGGAGCCGGGCTCACCGATTTCTTTGTCGCCGAGCAGGCCGACAGCCTGGGAGGCACGTGGCGTGACAACCACTACCCCGGCTGTGCCTGTGACGTGCAGTCCCATGTCTATTCATTTTCCTTTGCGCCCAACCCGCACTGGACGCGCCAATTTGCTCCGCAAGCGGAAATTCGCGCTTACCTGGAACACTGCGCACAACGTTTCGAGCTGGCGCCGCACCTGCGCTTCGGCATGGGCTTGCAGCAGGCGGTGTTCGATGATCAGCGACAGCGCTGGCAACTGGCGTTCAGCGATGGCCGCCAGGTCAGCGCGCGCGTGCTGGTGTCGGGCATGGGCGGGCTGTCGCGCCCGGCACTGCCGGACATCCCCGGGCTGGACAGCTTCAAGGGCAAGCGTTTTCATTCGCAGCAGTGGGACCATGACTACAGCCTGAAGGGCAAGCGCGTCGCGGTGATCGGTACCGGCGCCAGCGCCATTCAGTTCGTGCCGCAGATCGCACCGCAGGTGGCGCACCTGGACCTGTTCCAACGCACACCGCCGTGGATCATGCCCAAGCCCGACCGCCCGATCACCCGTACCGAACGCTGGCTGTTCAAGCATCTGCCGTTTACCCAACGGCTGGTGCGTAGTGCCTTTTATTGGGCACTGGAAGGTCGCGTGGTGGGCTTTGCCTTGCACCCGCGCTTGATGACGATGGTGCAGAAAATCGCCTTGCGCCATCTGCACAAACAGGTGACCCGCCCTTCCCTGCGCAACGTTCTGACGCCGGATTACACCATCGGCTGCAAGCGTGTGCTGATCTCCAACGACTACTACCCGGCTTTGTCACGCAGTAATGTCGAGGTAGTGACCGACAAGGTGCTGCGCATCGAAGCCGATGGCGTGGTGACCGCCGACGGCATCAAGCACCCCGCCGATTGCCTGATTTTCGGCACCGGCTTCCAGGCCGCCGACCCCCTGCCCCGTGATTGCATCATCGGGCGCAACGGTGCCGACCTGATGGACACCTGGCATGACGGCGCCCATGCCTACAAAGGCACCACGGTGCCAGGCTATCCCAACCTGTTCCTGATCGTCGGGCCGAATACGGGCCTGGGGCACAACTCGATGATCCTGATGATCGAAGCCCAAGTCACTTATATCCTTGATGCGTTGCAACAAATGCAGCACCAGCGCATCGCCACCGTGGACGTCAAACCCGCCGTGGAGCAGGCCTACAATGAGCAATTGCAAGGCAAGCTCAAGCGCACCATCTGGAATACCGGCGGGTGCCGCAGCTGGTACCTCGACCCGCGCACCGGCAGGAACACCACACTGTGGCCAGGCTCGACGTGGCGCTTCAAGCAGGTCACCCGGCATTTTGCGCTCAAGGATTACGTGGTCAGCCGGGCGCCGGTTACACCTGCGCAGCGTCCGGAGCCAAGCCCTCATTGCGCCACAGAAGGCAGCCTGTCATGA